In Neisseria brasiliensis, the following proteins share a genomic window:
- the trmB gene encoding tRNA (guanosine(46)-N7)-methyltransferase TrmB, with product MTDSTQNHEENQVPAEHLRSIRSFVLRQGHMTAAQQRAIDTMWPQFGVDYQDAIIDLNQHFGRDNPKVLEIGFGMGTATVEIAKRLPETDFLAIDVHGPGVGNILKLIEEEQVGNIRVMRHDAVEVVENMLADGALSGIHIFFPDPWHKKRHHKRRLVQTHFVEKLLPKLAIGGYIHMATDWEEYAVQMLEVLSGFDSLQNTAEDYAPTPDYRPETKFEARGKRLGHGVWDLVFKRIK from the coding sequence ATGACAGATTCCACTCAAAATCACGAAGAAAACCAAGTGCCTGCCGAGCATTTGCGTTCTATCCGCAGCTTTGTTTTGCGTCAAGGTCATATGACTGCAGCGCAACAGCGCGCCATCGATACCATGTGGCCGCAATTCGGTGTCGACTATCAAGATGCCATTATTGATTTAAACCAACATTTCGGCCGCGACAATCCTAAAGTTTTGGAAATCGGCTTCGGCATGGGTACGGCTACGGTCGAGATTGCCAAGCGTTTGCCGGAAACGGATTTTCTAGCAATTGACGTACATGGTCCTGGTGTCGGCAATATTTTGAAACTGATTGAAGAAGAGCAAGTCGGCAACATTCGCGTGATGCGCCATGATGCTGTGGAAGTGGTTGAAAATATGCTGGCTGATGGCGCATTATCAGGTATTCACATCTTTTTCCCTGACCCGTGGCACAAAAAACGCCACCACAAACGCCGTTTGGTGCAAACACATTTTGTTGAAAAACTATTGCCTAAATTAGCTATCGGCGGCTACATCCACATGGCGACCGACTGGGAAGAATATGCTGTGCAAATGCTGGAAGTATTAAGCGGTTTCGACAGCCTGCAAAACACGGCTGAAGATTACGCGCCGACACCGGATTACCGCCCGGAAACCAAATTTGAAGCCCGCGGCAAACGCTTAGGGCATGGTGTTTGGGATTTGGTGTTCAAGCGCATTAAATAA
- a CDS encoding arsenate reductase has translation MIKLYGIPNCDTVKKARVWLADNGVEAEFVDFKKSPPTPELITAWLSQIPLENLLNKRGTTWRKLDEQTQAQAAEQEGAVRIMVDNPSVIKRPVLDKDGQFYVGFSAEHYQQIFG, from the coding sequence ATGATTAAATTATATGGTATTCCGAATTGCGACACAGTTAAAAAAGCCCGCGTATGGCTGGCGGATAACGGTGTAGAAGCCGAGTTTGTCGATTTCAAAAAATCACCGCCGACACCTGAATTGATCACGGCATGGTTGTCACAAATCCCCTTAGAAAACTTGTTGAACAAACGCGGCACAACATGGCGTAAATTAGATGAGCAAACGCAGGCACAAGCCGCCGAGCAGGAAGGTGCTGTCCGCATTATGGTTGACAATCCAAGCGTGATTAAACGCCCAGTATTGGATAAAGACGGCCAATTTTATGTTGGCTTTTCGGCCGAGCATTATCAGCAGATTTTTGGCTGA
- a CDS encoding alpha-amylase family protein: MLTQTQQVDLTLQHLKERVLTIYTPEQRASIERSEDWQKFSERLQTHFPSLMYELDNVYGNNEAVLPMLEQLFAQSWQSYSQRAKSLKQTDAAREADPDWILSNKQVGGVCYVDLFAGDLQGLKAKIPYFKELGLTYLHLMSLFKCPEGKSDGGYAVSSYRDVNPALGTIDDLRDVIAALHEAGISTVVDFIFNHTSNEHHWAIECAAGNPLYDNFYYIFPDRWMPDQYDRTLREIFPDQHPGGFSQLEDGRWVWTTFNSFQWDLNYSNPWVFNAMAGEMMFLANLGVDILRMDAVAFIWKQMGTTCESLPQAHALIRAFNAVMRIAAPGVFFKSEAIVHPDEVVQYIGQNECQIGYNPLQMALLWNTLATREVNLLHHALTYRHNLPEHTAWVNYVRSHDDIGWTFADEDAGQFGIHGYDHRQFLNRFFVNHYDGSFARGEPFQYNPTTGDCRVSGTAAALVGLAQNDPFAVDRLKLLYSIVMSTGGLPLIYLGDEVGTLNDTDWSHDENKRDDSRWAHRPRYNEELYNQRHDESTTAGQIYQGLRHMIEIRQNNPRFDGGRLVTFYTHNKHVIGYIRNNALLAFANFSEFPQTITAHALQAMPFQAKDLISGETVKLNQDVELRPYQVMWLEIA; the protein is encoded by the coding sequence ATGTTGACTCAAACCCAGCAGGTCGATTTGACCCTTCAGCACTTAAAAGAGCGTGTATTGACGATTTATACGCCCGAGCAGCGCGCAAGTATTGAGCGTTCGGAAGATTGGCAAAAATTCAGCGAGCGTTTGCAAACGCATTTTCCGAGCTTAATGTATGAGTTGGATAATGTTTACGGCAATAACGAAGCCGTTTTGCCGATGTTGGAGCAATTATTTGCCCAATCATGGCAAAGCTATTCGCAACGTGCCAAATCGCTGAAGCAAACCGATGCCGCTCGTGAAGCCGATCCGGATTGGATTTTGTCGAATAAACAAGTCGGCGGTGTGTGCTATGTGGATTTGTTTGCCGGTGATTTGCAGGGTTTGAAAGCAAAAATCCCTTATTTCAAAGAATTGGGACTGACTTATCTGCACCTGATGTCGCTGTTTAAATGTCCTGAGGGTAAGAGCGATGGCGGCTATGCTGTGAGCAGCTACCGCGATGTCAATCCTGCTTTGGGTACGATTGACGATTTGCGCGACGTGATTGCGGCTTTGCACGAAGCCGGTATTTCGACGGTGGTGGATTTTATTTTCAACCACACGTCAAACGAGCATCATTGGGCAATAGAGTGCGCGGCCGGTAATCCGTTGTATGACAATTTCTACTATATTTTCCCCGACCGCTGGATGCCCGACCAATACGACCGCACCTTGCGCGAAATCTTCCCTGACCAGCATCCGGGTGGTTTCTCGCAATTGGAAGATGGCCGCTGGGTATGGACAACCTTCAATTCCTTCCAATGGGATTTGAACTACAGCAATCCATGGGTATTCAATGCCATGGCCGGTGAGATGATGTTCTTGGCCAATTTGGGCGTGGACATTCTGCGCATGGACGCGGTGGCCTTTATTTGGAAACAAATGGGCACTACTTGCGAAAGCCTGCCGCAAGCCCATGCTTTGATTCGCGCGTTTAATGCTGTGATGCGCATTGCCGCACCCGGTGTATTCTTCAAATCCGAAGCCATTGTTCACCCTGATGAAGTGGTGCAATACATCGGCCAAAACGAATGCCAAATCGGCTACAACCCATTGCAGATGGCCTTGTTGTGGAATACCTTAGCCACGCGTGAAGTGAACCTGTTGCACCATGCGCTGACTTACCGTCACAACTTGCCGGAACACACTGCGTGGGTGAACTATGTACGCAGTCATGACGACATCGGTTGGACATTTGCCGACGAAGATGCCGGCCAATTCGGCATTCACGGCTACGATCACCGCCAATTTCTCAACCGCTTCTTTGTCAATCATTACGATGGCAGCTTTGCCCGCGGTGAACCATTCCAATACAATCCGACCACAGGCGATTGCCGCGTGAGCGGTACGGCGGCGGCTTTGGTGGGTTTGGCGCAAAACGATCCGTTTGCCGTTGACCGTTTGAAACTGCTCTACAGCATCGTGATGAGCACCGGCGGCTTGCCGTTGATTTATCTGGGCGATGAAGTCGGTACCTTAAACGATACCGATTGGTCGCATGATGAAAACAAACGCGACGACAGCCGTTGGGCGCACCGTCCGCGTTACAACGAAGAGTTGTACAACCAGCGTCACGATGAATCGACCACGGCAGGCCAAATTTACCAAGGTTTGCGCCACATGATTGAGATTCGTCAAAATAATCCGCGTTTTGATGGTGGACGTTTGGTCACGTTCTACACCCACAATAAACATGTGATTGGCTACATCCGCAACAATGCGCTTTTGGCCTTTGCCAACTTCAGCGAATTCCCGCAAACCATTACTGCACACGCATTGCAGGCGATGCCGTTCCAAGCTAAAGATTTAATCAGCGGCGAAACCGTGAAATTGAATCAAGATGTGGAATTGCGTCCGTATCAAGTGATGTGGTTGGAAATCGCATAA
- a CDS encoding mannitol dehydrogenase family protein, with product MSQQYTWLHIGLGSFHRAHQAWYINELIKSGDDSWSIAAGNIRNDSEHTVEAMLAQNGEYVLETVSPHDEREYEVIKSIKQPIRWAADLASLIAVGAAENTKVIAFTVTEAGYYLDSKFKLVQNDVALQADLQGGHETIYGVIAKILRKRMKLSDGRVTLLCCDNVRHNGERFHDGLVEFLQLTKQNDLIDWLAQNATTPNTMVDRIVPHPAEDLSARIKEKTGIDDRAPGYGRNLYSMGHRRQLQRQYPSCFGKSWRGISGVGDSLRRSQNPRIERAACSDCMGGYFTR from the coding sequence ATGAGTCAACAATATACATGGTTACACATCGGCCTTGGATCATTTCATCGTGCGCATCAAGCATGGTATATCAATGAATTGATTAAATCTGGCGACGACAGTTGGTCGATTGCGGCAGGTAATATCCGCAACGACAGCGAACACACTGTGGAAGCAATGTTGGCTCAAAACGGCGAATATGTCTTGGAAACCGTCAGCCCGCATGATGAGCGTGAATATGAAGTGATTAAATCCATCAAGCAGCCGATTCGTTGGGCAGCCGATTTGGCGTCGCTGATTGCCGTGGGCGCGGCGGAAAACACTAAAGTTATTGCCTTTACCGTTACCGAAGCGGGCTATTATCTCGACAGCAAATTCAAGCTGGTACAAAATGATGTGGCTTTACAGGCGGATTTGCAGGGCGGTCATGAAACCATCTATGGCGTGATTGCCAAAATTCTGCGTAAGCGTATGAAACTTTCAGACGGCCGCGTGACTTTATTGTGCTGCGACAACGTGCGCCATAATGGCGAGCGCTTCCATGACGGTTTGGTGGAGTTTCTACAATTGACCAAGCAAAACGACTTGATCGATTGGCTAGCGCAAAACGCTACTACGCCGAATACCATGGTTGACCGCATTGTGCCGCATCCTGCCGAAGATTTGTCTGCGCGTATCAAAGAAAAAACCGGCATCGACGACAGGGCGCCCGGTTATGGGCGAAACCTTTATTCAATGGGTCATCGAAGACAACTTCAAAGACAATATCCGTCCTGCTTTGGAAAAAGTTGGCGTGGAATTAGTGGAGTCGGTGATTCCTTACGAAGAAGCCAAAATCCGCGTATTGAACGTGCCGCATGCAGCGATTGCATGGGCGGGTACTTTACAAGGTGA
- a CDS encoding mannitol dehydrogenase family protein → MELVESVIPYEEAKIRVLNVPHAAIAWAGTLQGELFIHDSTLNDKVRQVAYDYVTEDVIASLGNDLIDLGKYRDVVLERFTNPHIKDTNQRVAADGFSKFRRKSSRP, encoded by the coding sequence GTGGAATTAGTGGAGTCGGTGATTCCTTACGAAGAAGCCAAAATCCGCGTATTGAACGTGCCGCATGCAGCGATTGCATGGGCGGGTACTTTACAAGGTGAATTGTTTATCCACGACAGCACTTTAAACGACAAAGTGCGCCAAGTAGCCTACGACTATGTCACCGAAGACGTGATTGCCAGCTTGGGCAACGATTTGATTGATTTGGGCAAATACCGCGACGTGGTGCTGGAGCGTTTCACCAATCCGCACATCAAAGACACCAACCAACGCGTGGCGGCCGACGGCTTCTCAAAATTCCGGCGCAAATCCAGCCGACCTTGA
- the xylB gene encoding xylulokinase, producing MYLGLDYGTSEIKALLLDEHANIVCTHGLPLSIQRPHPQWSEQSAAEWWQVTNDLMAKMREKAGEAWYSVKAIGLSGQMHGAVLLGKDNQVLRPVILWNDTRSAEECTELEAAVPDLHDITGNLAMPGFTAPKLLWVKKHEPEIFVQTASVLLPKDYIRFLMTGKKVSEMSDAAGMLWLDVAKRDWSDEVLAATGLTREHMPALIEGSDNSGTLLPGIAEKWSLSAEVVVAGGGGDNAASAVGVGAVNPGDAFISLGTSGVVFVVNEAYRPAPKDAVHCFCHALPNRWHQMSVMLSAAACLSWYCKLIGVSEADLLVEIASLSAEQKANAPIFLPYLSGERTPHNDPFASGIFHGIRHSSDRAVMGYAVIEGVGFGIADGVRVLQESGTHIAQCSLLGGGARSSLWVKLLADTLQLPIVTHKGGETGGALGAARLAALAVGADEKEVCTKPEIAQVFEPEAANADYLAERYARFRALYQQDKAFRQAEAV from the coding sequence ATGTATCTCGGTTTAGATTACGGCACATCCGAAATCAAAGCTTTATTGCTGGATGAACACGCCAATATCGTGTGTACACACGGCTTGCCGCTTTCCATTCAACGCCCGCATCCACAATGGTCGGAGCAGTCGGCGGCAGAATGGTGGCAGGTCACCAACGACTTGATGGCGAAAATGCGTGAAAAAGCCGGTGAGGCTTGGTATTCGGTCAAGGCCATCGGTTTATCCGGCCAGATGCACGGCGCGGTGTTACTGGGCAAAGACAATCAAGTGTTGCGTCCGGTAATTTTGTGGAACGACACCCGCAGTGCAGAAGAATGCACCGAATTGGAAGCTGCTGTTCCTGATTTGCACGACATCACCGGCAACTTGGCCATGCCCGGTTTTACCGCACCGAAATTATTGTGGGTGAAAAAACACGAGCCGGAAATTTTTGTTCAGACGGCCTCGGTATTGCTGCCGAAAGACTACATCCGCTTTTTGATGACTGGTAAAAAAGTATCCGAAATGTCGGATGCAGCCGGTATGTTGTGGCTGGATGTGGCCAAGCGCGATTGGTCGGATGAAGTATTGGCCGCCACAGGTTTGACCCGCGAACACATGCCTGCCTTGATTGAAGGCAGTGACAACAGCGGCACGCTCTTGCCGGGAATTGCTGAAAAATGGAGCTTGAGCGCTGAAGTTGTTGTGGCGGGCGGTGGTGGCGACAATGCCGCCAGCGCGGTCGGTGTCGGTGCGGTCAATCCGGGCGATGCGTTTATTTCGCTGGGCACTTCTGGCGTGGTGTTTGTGGTGAATGAAGCCTATCGTCCTGCGCCTAAAGATGCGGTGCATTGCTTCTGCCACGCTTTGCCTAATCGTTGGCATCAAATGAGTGTGATGTTGAGTGCGGCAGCCTGCTTGAGCTGGTATTGCAAACTGATTGGCGTGAGCGAGGCTGATTTGCTGGTTGAAATCGCCAGTTTGAGCGCGGAACAAAAAGCCAATGCGCCAATTTTTCTGCCGTATCTTTCAGGCGAACGTACACCGCACAACGACCCGTTTGCCAGCGGTATTTTCCATGGTATCCGCCACAGCAGCGACCGCGCAGTAATGGGCTATGCCGTGATTGAAGGTGTGGGCTTTGGCATTGCCGACGGTGTGCGTGTATTACAGGAAAGTGGCACGCACATTGCACAATGTTCGTTATTGGGTGGCGGCGCACGCAGCTCGCTCTGGGTAAAACTGCTGGCCGATACGCTGCAACTGCCGATTGTGACGCATAAAGGTGGCGAAACCGGCGGCGCATTGGGTGCGGCACGTTTGGCGGCTTTAGCTGTCGGTGCCGATGAAAAAGAGGTTTGTACCAAGCCTGAAATTGCACAAGTGTTTGAACCAGAAGCCGCTAATGCGGATTATTTGGCCGAGCGGTATGCGCGTTTCCGTGCTTTGTACCAACAAGACAAAGCTTTTAGACAAGCCGAGGCCGTCTGA
- a CDS encoding MFS transporter, whose product MNKLETENKQWLGMPLNLVWGYLAIALFMTGDGFELAFLSKYITDLGFTEAQSSSAFAVYGFAAALLAWISGVLAEIITPRKTMIIGFIMWCVFHVLFLIFGLAVLVWRYRHWCFTICLSGTTKLHRQA is encoded by the coding sequence ATGAATAAATTAGAAACAGAAAACAAACAATGGCTGGGCATGCCCTTGAATTTGGTATGGGGCTATCTTGCCATTGCCCTGTTTATGACCGGAGACGGTTTTGAGTTGGCATTTTTGTCGAAATACATTACCGATTTAGGCTTTACCGAAGCGCAATCTTCTTCCGCTTTTGCGGTTTATGGTTTCGCTGCCGCGCTGTTGGCTTGGATTTCCGGCGTGTTGGCCGAGATTATTACGCCACGTAAAACCATGATTATCGGTTTTATCATGTGGTGTGTGTTTCACGTGTTGTTTTTGATTTTTGGTTTGGCTGTATTGGTATGGCGGTATCGTCACTGGTGTTTTACTATTTGCCTCAGTGGTACAACAAAGTTGCACCGGCAGGCGTAG
- a CDS encoding MFS transporter: MAVSSLVFYYLPQWYNKVAPAGVEGASTSEFMMAWIPAILLGWFVAAFVPMTAVFTTLEPKHQGAAISVYNLSAGLSNFVAPAIATLVLPMFSFIGVVYACTALYIFAFFVTFLLRVKQPGFDIYGRKETNA; the protein is encoded by the coding sequence ATGGCGGTATCGTCACTGGTGTTTTACTATTTGCCTCAGTGGTACAACAAAGTTGCACCGGCAGGCGTAGAAGGCGCATCCACTTCCGAATTTATGATGGCGTGGATTCCAGCGATTTTGCTGGGTTGGTTTGTGGCGGCGTTTGTGCCAATGACGGCGGTATTCACTACTTTAGAACCAAAACACCAAGGCGCGGCCATTTCGGTGTATAACTTGTCAGCCGGTTTGTCTAACTTTGTGGCTCCTGCGATTGCGACTTTAGTGTTGCCAATGTTTAGCTTTATCGGCGTGGTTTATGCTTGTACTGCTTTGTATATTTTTGCTTTCTTCGTTACCTTCTTGTTGCGTGTGAAGCAACCGGGCTTCGATATTTACGGACGAAAAGAAACAAATGCTTAA
- a CDS encoding ATP-binding cassette domain-containing protein: MIELKNLTLQRGLKVLLDKASVTINPNQRVGLIGKNGTGKSSLFALIKGEISQDGGDILIPPTWKLAAVAQETPALETSALDYVLQGDTELQMFQTALSQAEAQNDGMKQAEYHAKLDEIDAYTAPARAAKLLSGLGFSQEEHTKPVKAFSGGWRMRLNLAQALMRRADLLLLDEPTNHLDLETVLWLENHLANLACTQIIISHDRDFLNATTTQTIELSNQKLTQYGGNYDFYQNERAQRLAQQQAAYVKQQTQIKHLQSFIDRFKAKATKATQAQSRMKALAKLERIAPAHLDSEFSFEFESPAHLPNPLLKLDKADLSYGDNVVLHDLSLSLESGARYGLLGVNGSGKSTFIKALAGELDLLSGQIVRSEKLNIGYFAQHQLDTLRDDQSPVWHIQQLSPEVREQEIRNFLGGFNFVGDMALQKIEPFSGGEKARLALAMIVWQKPNLLLLDEPTNHLDLDMRHALTLALQSFQGALIVVSHDRSLLEATTDGFLLIDKGRLNPFDGDLNDYRQWRLAQENAAAAPAASAQSQNRKDTKRIEAQIRQEKAKRGKPVQQKIDKAEKEIAKLTEIQTACEAFLAQEAAYSDENKAKLQETLTQLAETKVKLNELEENWLLWQEELEEILTQIDAEFA, from the coding sequence ATGATTGAATTAAAGAACCTGACCTTACAACGCGGCTTGAAAGTGTTGCTGGATAAAGCCAGCGTCACCATCAACCCCAATCAGCGCGTGGGTTTGATTGGTAAAAACGGCACGGGTAAATCGAGCTTGTTTGCGTTAATTAAGGGCGAAATCAGTCAGGATGGCGGCGATATTCTGATTCCGCCTACTTGGAAGCTGGCTGCCGTGGCGCAGGAGACACCGGCGTTGGAAACTTCGGCGCTGGATTATGTGTTGCAGGGTGATACGGAATTACAAATGTTTCAGACGGCCTTAAGCCAAGCCGAAGCGCAAAACGACGGCATGAAGCAGGCGGAGTATCATGCCAAGTTAGACGAAATCGATGCCTACACCGCACCGGCACGCGCGGCCAAATTATTGAGCGGTTTGGGCTTTTCTCAAGAAGAACACACCAAGCCGGTGAAAGCGTTTTCCGGCGGTTGGCGTATGCGCCTGAATTTGGCGCAAGCCTTGATGCGCCGTGCTGATTTGCTGCTGCTTGACGAACCGACCAACCACTTGGATTTGGAAACCGTGTTATGGCTGGAAAACCATTTGGCCAATTTGGCCTGCACGCAAATCATCATTTCGCATGACCGCGATTTTCTCAACGCGACTACCACGCAAACGATTGAATTATCCAATCAAAAATTAACCCAATACGGCGGCAATTACGATTTCTACCAAAACGAGCGCGCGCAGCGTTTGGCGCAGCAGCAAGCCGCGTATGTGAAGCAGCAAACGCAAATCAAGCATTTGCAGTCGTTTATCGACCGCTTCAAAGCCAAGGCCACCAAAGCCACACAGGCGCAAAGCCGCATGAAAGCTTTGGCAAAATTGGAGCGCATCGCTCCCGCACATTTAGACAGTGAATTTTCGTTTGAATTTGAAAGCCCGGCGCATTTACCTAATCCATTGTTGAAACTGGATAAAGCGGATTTGAGCTATGGCGACAATGTGGTGCTGCACGATTTGAGTTTGTCGCTGGAAAGCGGCGCACGCTATGGTTTGCTGGGCGTTAACGGCAGCGGTAAATCAACGTTTATCAAGGCATTGGCAGGCGAGTTGGATTTGCTTTCCGGCCAGATTGTGCGCTCGGAAAAACTCAATATCGGCTATTTTGCGCAGCATCAGCTCGATACCTTGCGCGACGACCAAAGCCCGGTTTGGCATATTCAGCAGCTTTCACCGGAAGTGCGCGAGCAAGAAATCCGCAATTTTTTGGGCGGTTTCAACTTTGTCGGCGACATGGCTTTGCAGAAAATCGAACCGTTTTCCGGCGGTGAGAAAGCGCGTTTGGCTTTGGCGATGATTGTGTGGCAAAAGCCGAATCTGCTGTTGCTTGACGAGCCGACCAACCATTTGGATTTGGACATGCGCCACGCCTTGACCCTGGCTTTGCAGAGTTTCCAAGGTGCATTGATTGTGGTGTCGCACGACCGCAGCTTGCTGGAAGCCACGACTGACGGTTTCTTATTAATCGACAAAGGCCGTCTGAATCCGTTTGACGGCGATTTGAACGATTACCGCCAATGGCGTTTGGCGCAGGAAAATGCTGCTGCCGCACCGGCCGCATCCGCACAATCGCAAAACCGCAAAGACACCAAGCGCATCGAAGCGCAAATCCGTCAGGAAAAAGCCAAGCGCGGCAAACCGGTTCAGCAGAAAATCGACAAAGCCGAAAAAGAAATCGCCAAGCTGACCGAGATTCAGACGGCCTGTGAAGCATTTTTGGCACAAGAAGCCGCGTATTCCGATGAAAACAAAGCCAAATTGCAGGAAACACTCACGCAATTGGCTGAAACTAAAGTAAAATTAAACGAATTGGAAGAAAATTGGCTGCTGTGGCAGGAAGAGTTGGAAGAGATTTTGACTCAAATTGATGCCGAGTTTGCTTGA
- a CDS encoding cysteine desulfurase-like protein, which yields MNYPIDTIRSHFPALSQADDKGQMPLLLDGPGGSQVPTQVLLAITDYLGRYNSNLGGYAEAGLKTQAVNQAARTAAADWLGCNADEIVFGLNSTSLMFNISRAVAQTWQAGDNIIVSSLDHFSHVSSWQRAAEDRGVEVRTLPLTADGTDLDADKLANLIDDKTRLLAFSLASNVLGTIPDAAKLIQMAKQKGVWVSVDGVHAAVHRLPDVKALDCDFFFASAYKLGGPHLGMMYAKKAHLTDLKPYKVEPAAEIAPNRWEQGTQSFEAQAGFVAMIDYWANLGGKVSDGRREALAESYRRVEAYEQSISARVLAHIAQRPYIRLYGKNSENDRTPTFAFNLVKDGQLCDAAAVSRWLGEKNIALGAGNFYALNVVRHLDLVEHGFLRIGCLHYTHTDEIDRFFALLDDYAREIGAL from the coding sequence ATGAACTACCCTATTGATACCATCAGAAGCCATTTTCCCGCCCTGTCTCAAGCCGATGACAAAGGCCAGATGCCGCTGCTGCTCGACGGCCCCGGCGGCAGCCAAGTACCGACACAAGTATTGCTCGCCATCACCGATTATCTTGGCCGCTACAACAGCAATCTGGGCGGCTACGCCGAGGCCGGTTTGAAAACCCAAGCGGTAAATCAAGCTGCTCGCACCGCAGCCGCCGATTGGCTGGGCTGCAATGCCGATGAAATTGTGTTCGGCTTAAACTCTACCAGCTTGATGTTCAACATCAGCCGCGCGGTAGCGCAAACTTGGCAGGCCGGAGATAATATCATCGTCAGCAGCCTAGACCATTTTTCCCACGTTTCATCATGGCAGCGCGCCGCCGAAGATCGCGGCGTAGAAGTCCGCACCCTGCCGCTCACGGCAGATGGCACCGATTTGGATGCCGACAAACTGGCCAATTTGATTGATGACAAAACCCGCTTGCTGGCATTTTCACTCGCATCCAATGTGCTGGGCACCATTCCCGATGCCGCCAAACTGATTCAAATGGCCAAACAAAAAGGCGTATGGGTCAGCGTGGACGGCGTGCATGCGGCGGTGCATCGTTTGCCCGATGTGAAAGCCCTAGATTGCGATTTTTTCTTTGCTTCTGCCTACAAACTCGGCGGCCCGCACTTAGGCATGATGTACGCCAAAAAAGCGCATTTAACCGATTTGAAACCATACAAAGTTGAGCCCGCCGCCGAAATCGCGCCCAACCGTTGGGAGCAAGGCACGCAGTCATTTGAAGCGCAAGCCGGTTTTGTGGCCATGATTGATTACTGGGCAAACTTAGGCGGCAAAGTTTCAGACGGCCGCCGCGAAGCCTTAGCCGAAAGCTACCGCCGAGTCGAAGCCTATGAACAAAGCATCAGCGCGCGCGTGTTGGCGCATATCGCCCAACGCCCCTATATCCGCCTTTATGGCAAAAACAGCGAAAACGACCGCACGCCGACCTTTGCTTTCAATTTAGTCAAAGACGGCCAACTCTGCGATGCCGCCGCGGTCAGCCGCTGGTTGGGCGAAAAAAATATTGCACTTGGTGCAGGCAATTTCTATGCGCTGAATGTGGTACGCCATTTGGATTTGGTCGAACACGGCTTCTTGCGTATCGGTTGCCTGCATTACACCCACACCGATGAAATTGACCGCTTTTTTGCGCTGCTAGACGATTATGCGCGAGAGATTGGCGCTTTATAA
- a CDS encoding 2OG-Fe dioxygenase family protein, whose translation MDQFVYRMGNLTPEAAQQLGQSFHTLKPSQYKDGAYRLRRYSKFDYQRSSGNIELQAGAQFVQSSDLNRFQGDIARTYDDLTDETIRSDGFAHMMASFADYADLPENVEIEVHQMRIIAKSAAEAAVATPEGVHQDGFDRIGVFTVARHNADGGELYLWQNQNDNETLAACTPQAGDFCVLNDKAIWHSASPVTAIEEDQAGYWDLFVLTANRT comes from the coding sequence ATGGATCAATTTGTTTACCGCATGGGCAATTTAACGCCTGAAGCCGCCCAACAACTCGGCCAATCCTTCCACACACTCAAACCAAGCCAATACAAAGATGGTGCCTACCGCCTGCGCCGCTATTCCAAATTCGACTATCAGCGCAGCAGCGGCAACATCGAATTACAAGCTGGTGCGCAGTTTGTGCAAAGCTCGGATTTAAACCGCTTTCAAGGCGACATCGCCCGCACTTACGACGACTTAACCGATGAAACCATCCGCAGCGATGGCTTTGCCCATATGATGGCATCGTTTGCCGATTATGCCGATTTGCCGGAAAACGTCGAAATCGAAGTGCATCAAATGCGCATCATTGCCAAATCGGCTGCCGAAGCTGCCGTGGCCACGCCCGAAGGTGTGCATCAAGATGGCTTCGACCGCATCGGCGTGTTCACCGTTGCCCGCCACAATGCCGATGGCGGCGAGCTTTATCTATGGCAAAACCAAAACGATAACGAAACCTTAGCCGCCTGCACACCGCAAGCGGGCGACTTTTGCGTGTTAAATGACAAAGCCATTTGGCACAGTGCTTCGCCCGTTACTGCTATTGAAGAAGATCAAGCCGGCTACTGGGATTTGTTTGTCTTAACCGCCAACCGAACCTAA